Proteins from one Salaquimonas pukyongi genomic window:
- a CDS encoding putative monovalent cation/H+ antiporter subunit A: MIEVNPTILFLLSPFLAALLSPPLFRLMGAAAAWVLALIPLAVFIHLAGYVPQVASGEAFTMGLSWAPSLGVNLSYFLDGLSLIFALLISGIGTLIILYAGGYLKGHPQHGRFVAYLFLFMGSMLGVVTADNLIALFIYWELTSITSFLLIGFDHNRMASRRAAMQALVVTGGGGLALLAGVVVLNLATGMNELSLILASGETLRESPFYLLIFWLVVAGAFTKSAQFPFHFWLPNAMEAPTPVSAYLHSATMVKAGVYLLMRMNPVLGETPVWETVLPVFGTATLLVGTLLAIRQTDLKLMLAYTTVASLGLLVMLTGFGSEKAIEAAVYYLFAHALFKGALFMVAGLIDHETGTRDIRQLGGLRSAMPITFAAAALAALSMAGLPPFVGFMAKEEIYAAIAAGDPWPLAITALTVVGNALMLVIAAAVAILPFLGKSVKTPKHAHEGPVLLWLGPVVLAVCGLVSAVLSGKTNHLIISPMSSAVAGSEVHAHAAIALHIGIPLLLSVITIALGVVLFLQLSRSRDAMAAALRGIGWGPDHGFDQFMKGLVSGSAAITRVIQNGRLEGYMTTVFFVFGAAVWFSLYTYGELPDFPQFVAPTFYEAGIFLLALLGLGAVIYAHDRLTAIVSLGIQGFSVAVIFILFGAPDLAFTQFMVETLSVVILALVMTRLTLNKTDHRPFGEKSFDITVASIAGSGFAVLMLAVLQVPFDPRLSEFFSAYSRVVAHGRNIVNVIIVDFRGLDTLGEIAVVMIAGLGIIALIRVKARQPRSEAEG; the protein is encoded by the coding sequence ATGATCGAAGTCAATCCGACCATCTTGTTTTTGCTTTCCCCATTTCTGGCTGCCTTGCTTTCTCCACCGCTTTTCCGGTTGATGGGTGCTGCCGCTGCCTGGGTGCTGGCGCTCATACCGCTTGCCGTGTTCATCCATCTTGCCGGTTACGTTCCACAGGTTGCTTCCGGCGAAGCTTTCACGATGGGGCTGTCCTGGGCGCCTTCGCTCGGGGTCAACCTGTCCTATTTTCTTGATGGTCTCAGCCTGATCTTCGCGCTGCTGATTTCCGGCATAGGAACGCTGATCATCCTTTATGCCGGCGGCTATCTGAAAGGCCATCCCCAGCACGGCCGCTTTGTCGCTTATCTGTTTTTGTTCATGGGTTCGATGCTGGGCGTGGTGACGGCGGACAACCTGATTGCCCTGTTCATCTATTGGGAACTGACCTCGATCACCTCCTTTCTGCTGATCGGATTTGATCACAACCGGATGGCATCCAGAAGGGCGGCAATGCAGGCGCTGGTGGTCACGGGCGGGGGCGGCCTTGCGCTGCTGGCTGGGGTCGTCGTGCTGAACCTTGCCACCGGCATGAACGAGTTGTCGCTCATTCTCGCCAGCGGCGAAACATTGCGCGAAAGCCCGTTCTACTTGCTGATTTTCTGGCTGGTGGTGGCGGGCGCATTCACCAAGTCCGCGCAGTTCCCGTTTCACTTCTGGCTTCCCAATGCGATGGAGGCTCCAACGCCGGTCTCCGCCTATCTGCATTCGGCAACCATGGTGAAGGCCGGTGTCTATCTGTTGATGCGGATGAACCCGGTCCTGGGCGAAACACCGGTCTGGGAGACGGTGCTGCCGGTGTTCGGCACGGCAACCCTGCTGGTGGGAACCTTGCTGGCCATACGCCAGACCGATCTCAAGCTGATGCTTGCCTATACCACCGTTGCCTCCCTCGGCCTGCTGGTCATGCTGACCGGGTTCGGCAGTGAGAAGGCGATAGAAGCTGCGGTCTATTACCTGTTTGCCCATGCCCTGTTCAAGGGCGCGCTGTTCATGGTCGCCGGCCTGATCGATCATGAAACAGGCACACGCGACATCCGCCAGTTGGGCGGCCTGCGCAGCGCAATGCCGATCACCTTTGCTGCTGCCGCCCTTGCCGCCCTGTCCATGGCCGGCCTGCCACCCTTTGTCGGCTTCATGGCGAAGGAGGAGATCTACGCCGCCATCGCCGCCGGCGATCCCTGGCCTTTGGCCATCACCGCATTGACGGTTGTGGGCAACGCCTTGATGCTGGTGATCGCCGCAGCCGTTGCGATCCTACCTTTTCTGGGAAAATCGGTTAAAACCCCCAAACATGCCCATGAGGGCCCGGTTTTGTTGTGGCTTGGGCCGGTCGTTCTTGCGGTCTGCGGACTGGTTTCCGCCGTGCTGTCGGGAAAGACCAATCATCTGATCATTTCGCCGATGTCCAGCGCGGTGGCCGGCAGCGAAGTGCACGCCCATGCGGCAATTGCCCTGCACATCGGAATACCGCTGCTGCTGTCGGTGATTACCATTGCGCTGGGGGTTGTGTTGTTCCTGCAGCTTTCCCGCTCGCGCGATGCAATGGCTGCAGCCCTGCGCGGCATCGGCTGGGGTCCGGACCACGGTTTCGACCAGTTCATGAAAGGGCTGGTGTCGGGTTCGGCCGCCATTACGCGCGTCATCCAGAACGGGCGCCTGGAAGGCTACATGACCACGGTGTTTTTCGTCTTCGGTGCTGCCGTCTGGTTCAGCTTGTATACCTACGGAGAACTGCCGGACTTCCCGCAATTCGTTGCACCAACCTTCTATGAAGCCGGCATTTTCCTGCTTGCCCTGCTGGGACTTGGCGCGGTGATCTATGCCCATGACCGCCTGACGGCCATCGTGTCCCTCGGCATTCAGGGGTTCTCTGTTGCCGTGATCTTCATCCTGTTCGGTGCGCCCGATCTCGCCTTTACCCAATTCATGGTCGAGACGCTCTCGGTTGTCATCCTTGCCCTGGTGATGACCCGCCTGACGCTCAACAAGACCGACCATCGCCCGTTCGGCGAAAAATCCTTCGACATCACCGTGGCCTCAATTGCAGGTTCGGGATTTGCCGTGCTCATGCTGGCCGTTCTTCAGGTGCCGTTCGATCCGCGCCTGTCCGAGTTCTTCAGCGCCTATAGCCGGGTTGTTGCCCATGGCCGGAACATCGTCAACGTCATCATCGTGGATTTCCGGGGACTGGATACGCTGGGTGAAATCGCGGTCGTCATGATCGCAGGCCTCGGCATCATCGCCCTGATCCGCGTCAAGGCGCGCCAGCCCAGATCGGAGGCGGAAGGATGA
- a CDS encoding Na+/H+ antiporter subunit C, whose translation MEIYLALLVGCFFIVSIYLLLSKYVIRILLGVAILSNAVNLLIFTAGRLNREVPPIIPEALQVPAEATANPLPQALILTAIVISFSFFAFLLVLGFRSFQDLNTDDTDNMRFAEPVDPPPPPEGY comes from the coding sequence ATGGAAATCTATCTTGCGCTCCTCGTCGGCTGTTTCTTCATCGTCAGCATCTATCTGCTGCTGTCGAAATACGTCATCCGCATTCTGCTCGGCGTCGCCATTCTCAGCAATGCCGTAAACCTGCTCATTTTCACCGCCGGAAGGCTGAACCGCGAGGTGCCGCCAATCATCCCCGAAGCGCTACAGGTGCCAGCCGAGGCAACGGCCAATCCGCTGCCCCAGGCGCTGATCCTGACGGCGATTGTCATTTCCTTCTCCTTTTTCGCCTTTCTGCTGGTGCTTGGATTCCGTTCGTTCCAGGATCTCAACACCGACGATACCGACAACATGCGCTTTGCCGAGCCGGTGGACCCGCCACCGCCGCCCGAAGGCTATTAG
- a CDS encoding DUF5330 domain-containing protein: MFLIRAVFWLSLVVAFIPVNPSDLSADQDPVSPLETVGLAQSVVEDVAGFCSRNQGTCETGGQLFSQMGVKAREGARIAYTWLDKRYGPQAQTASGEAENVDNVETGAVE, from the coding sequence ATGTTTTTAATTCGTGCAGTGTTCTGGTTGTCCCTGGTCGTCGCTTTCATTCCGGTGAACCCGTCAGACCTTTCAGCAGATCAAGATCCCGTTTCGCCGCTTGAAACGGTAGGACTTGCCCAGTCGGTGGTTGAGGATGTCGCCGGTTTTTGCTCACGCAATCAGGGAACCTGCGAAACCGGCGGCCAGCTGTTCTCGCAAATGGGCGTCAAAGCGCGGGAAGGAGCCCGCATTGCCTATACCTGGCTCGACAAGCGTTATGGGCCACAGGCACAGACAGCTTCTGGCGAAGCGGAGAATGTCGATAACGTTGAAACCGGCGCAGTAGAGTAG
- the mnhG gene encoding monovalent cation/H(+) antiporter subunit G, whose protein sequence is MIIEIVAGLLVIVGAFFALVAAIGMVRLPDVYSRMHAASKAGTVGSGLMMIALAVISADGSTAIRALAGLFFFILTAPIAAHLLARAAYKVGYPLWQGSVADEMSVHQPVKRGKGRKSK, encoded by the coding sequence ATGATCATTGAAATCGTTGCCGGTCTGCTCGTCATCGTCGGGGCTTTTTTTGCATTGGTCGCGGCCATCGGAATGGTGCGGTTGCCCGACGTATATTCGCGCATGCACGCTGCCTCGAAGGCGGGGACCGTCGGTTCCGGCCTGATGATGATTGCCCTTGCCGTGATCTCCGCTGACGGCAGCACCGCGATCCGTGCCCTTGCCGGGCTGTTCTTCTTCATTCTGACTGCGCCCATTGCCGCCCATCTACTTGCCCGGGCAGCATACAAGGTGGGGTATCCGCTTTGGCAGGGCAGCGTCGCCGATGAAATGTCGGTTCATCAACCGGTCAAGCGTGGGAAAGGCAGAAAATCGAAATAG
- a CDS encoding Na+/H+ antiporter subunit E, producing the protein MNILLINVLLMLAWGAMTGSFAEINLFFGFILGFFAIWLIREQLGTGGYFGRLTRLTLLFLLFLKELTLSALRVAMLVLQPKMKTKPGIFAFPLTVDRDFEIALLANLITLTPGTLSVDVSTDRKFLYVHAIDCSDIESAKADIAQGFERRILEAFR; encoded by the coding sequence ATGAACATTCTGCTGATCAACGTGCTGCTGATGCTGGCCTGGGGGGCAATGACCGGCTCCTTTGCGGAGATCAACCTGTTTTTCGGCTTCATACTGGGATTCTTTGCGATTTGGCTGATCCGCGAACAGCTCGGCACCGGGGGGTATTTTGGCCGCCTTACGCGCCTGACACTGCTGTTTTTGCTTTTCTTGAAGGAATTGACATTGTCGGCCCTGCGGGTCGCCATGCTGGTGTTGCAGCCGAAGATGAAGACCAAGCCCGGAATTTTCGCCTTTCCGCTGACCGTCGACAGGGACTTTGAAATCGCGCTGTTGGCCAATCTGATCACGCTCACCCCGGGAACCCTTTCGGTGGATGTCTCTACCGACCGGAAATTTCTTTATGTTCATGCCATCGATTGTTCGGACATCGAAAGTGCGAAAGCCGACATCGCCCAGGGGTTCGAACGCCGTATACTTGAGGCTTTCAGATAG
- a CDS encoding peptidoglycan-binding domain-containing protein, with translation MASSIMDRFFSVLQNNPSVAAGGCTFAIAFALVAGNAFYAQSGAHPDPIWATRDMTTTQSVPDVRPVQTTRIQPKKRPARDSATVARHKKLVSRLQIALAKTGDYEGDVDGLMGPMTRAAITKYQKRNNMHETGKATQELAAFVENRLPKVASQKKADKLSGIIANTEPVLSDDEMLNRALVMRIQEHLARATGSNIDVDGIFGNQTEQALRQFQQRHGLKVTGQPDRTTIEKLVSS, from the coding sequence ATGGCTAGCAGCATCATGGACCGGTTCTTTTCCGTGCTACAGAACAACCCGTCGGTTGCCGCAGGCGGATGTACCTTTGCAATTGCCTTCGCGCTGGTTGCAGGCAATGCATTCTACGCCCAGAGCGGCGCCCATCCCGATCCGATCTGGGCCACCCGCGACATGACAACAACCCAGTCGGTTCCCGATGTGCGGCCGGTACAGACAACCCGCATACAGCCGAAAAAAAGGCCTGCGCGTGACAGCGCAACGGTAGCCCGGCACAAGAAGCTGGTTTCCCGGTTGCAGATCGCATTGGCAAAGACGGGAGATTACGAGGGCGATGTGGACGGCCTCATGGGACCTATGACCCGCGCCGCGATTACCAAGTATCAAAAGCGCAACAATATGCATGAAACCGGCAAGGCGACACAGGAACTGGCAGCCTTTGTCGAGAACCGGTTGCCAAAAGTGGCATCGCAGAAAAAGGCCGACAAGCTTTCCGGCATCATTGCCAACACCGAACCGGTACTGTCGGACGATGAAATGCTCAACCGTGCTCTGGTAATGCGCATTCAGGAACATCTTGCCCGTGCCACCGGCAGCAACATCGACGTGGATGGCATTTTCGGAAACCAGACCGAGCAGGCTCTAAGACAGTTTCAGCAGCGTCACGGCCTCAAGGTTACCGGCCAGCCCGATCGCACGACGATTGAGAAACTGGTCAGTTCCTGA
- a CDS encoding helix-turn-helix domain-containing protein — MYQRIHTCQARQTSIRKAELTALPHRKHVPRPQQDISPGYDRVAGQLVIKLVSVLDRVSVGDLLRASRGKADICLSRQKAMYLMHTVFSSPYHTVAEFFGRDRTTVAHACRLVEDMRDAEEFDKQLEAMENLLVSARSLYEISDRGAGDA, encoded by the coding sequence ATGTATCAGCGCATTCATACCTGTCAGGCACGGCAGACAAGCATCCGGAAAGCGGAGCTGACGGCTCTGCCGCATCGCAAACATGTACCCCGGCCACAGCAGGACATCAGCCCCGGCTATGACCGGGTGGCCGGTCAGCTTGTCATCAAGCTTGTCTCCGTGCTGGACAGGGTATCGGTTGGCGACCTGCTCCGTGCTTCTCGCGGCAAGGCGGATATCTGTCTTTCGCGGCAAAAGGCAATGTATCTCATGCACACCGTTTTTTCCTCGCCCTATCACACCGTGGCGGAGTTCTTCGGCCGCGACCGCACGACGGTAGCCCATGCCTGCCGCCTGGTAGAGGACATGCGCGACGCAGAGGAATTCGACAAGCAGTTGGAGGCGATGGAAAACCTGCTGGTGTCGGCACGCAGCCTATATGAGATTTCCGATCGGGGAGCGGGCGATGCGTGA
- a CDS encoding PAS domain-containing sensor histidine kinase, translating to MRNTPSEEAAGKALDSLVEKFAQAEAFCREIGNPDLVQPATIHDHHGKLLWASSRAAAMLGLRQGEEAGHFLELVNVQDRIAVGQFLADAGAGHGKLEFRPLRQQANAAGWLEISAGGAGVECDTGASRFRVLAYRDVTQAKEAEAEAERLCDRAEHANIAKSRFLANMSHELRTPLNAILGFSELLKSPIAADFPDARKEEYICLIHDSASHLLDVLNGILDMSKIEHGMYEIQPQRFDLEKCLRTTAAIMRGQAETRSIAVNAINLEGLPEIVADEKAVRQIVINLLSNAIKFSPEGAVVTLQGERSARFATLIVQDAGIGISPEHIESLGQPFFQADSKHDRRYEGTGLGLSVVKGLVELHGGDVRFESRRDHGTTVTVRLPIHGAVTRPVASPSKVSRIKKAVNAPNGGDAEAGEEMTGEQLRILRNTA from the coding sequence TTGCGTAACACCCCTTCAGAAGAAGCTGCCGGAAAGGCTCTCGATTCCCTGGTCGAAAAGTTCGCCCAGGCCGAAGCGTTTTGCCGTGAAATCGGCAATCCCGATCTGGTTCAGCCTGCAACAATTCACGACCATCACGGCAAGCTGTTATGGGCAAGCAGTCGCGCTGCCGCCATGCTTGGCCTAAGGCAAGGCGAAGAAGCAGGGCATTTTCTCGAACTGGTCAATGTGCAGGACCGTATTGCAGTCGGCCAGTTTCTGGCAGATGCCGGTGCCGGTCACGGCAAACTGGAGTTCCGCCCGCTTCGCCAGCAGGCCAATGCAGCCGGCTGGCTGGAAATTTCCGCCGGTGGTGCCGGGGTTGAATGTGATACCGGGGCCTCCCGGTTTCGTGTCCTCGCCTATCGTGATGTGACCCAGGCCAAGGAAGCAGAAGCCGAGGCCGAAAGGCTTTGCGACAGGGCCGAACACGCCAACATCGCAAAGAGCCGGTTTCTTGCCAATATGAGCCATGAGCTGCGTACGCCTCTCAATGCGATCCTTGGCTTTTCCGAATTGCTGAAATCGCCGATAGCCGCCGATTTTCCCGATGCCCGCAAAGAGGAGTACATCTGCCTCATTCACGATTCGGCAAGTCATCTGCTGGATGTGCTGAACGGCATTCTCGACATGTCGAAGATCGAACACGGCATGTACGAAATCCAGCCGCAGCGCTTCGATCTTGAAAAATGCCTTCGCACGACAGCCGCCATCATGCGCGGCCAGGCCGAAACCCGTTCGATTGCCGTCAACGCGATCAATCTTGAGGGTCTGCCCGAGATTGTCGCCGACGAGAAAGCAGTCCGGCAAATCGTCATCAACCTGCTGTCCAATGCGATCAAGTTTTCGCCTGAAGGCGCTGTGGTAACGCTGCAGGGAGAAAGAAGTGCCCGGTTTGCGACATTGATCGTGCAGGATGCCGGCATCGGCATTTCCCCCGAACACATAGAGAGTCTCGGGCAGCCCTTCTTCCAGGCCGACAGCAAGCATGACCGCCGCTACGAGGGAACGGGCCTTGGCCTCTCCGTCGTAAAGGGACTGGTTGAACTGCACGGTGGCGATGTGCGGTTTGAAAGCCGCCGCGACCACGGCACCACGGTCACCGTTCGCCTGCCGATCCACGGCGCCGTAACACGTCCGGTCGCATCCCCCTCCAAAGTCAGCCGCATCAAAAAGGCGGTTAATGCTCCCAATGGCGGGGATGCAGAGGCTGGAGAAGAGATGACCGGGGAACAACTCAGAATTTTGCGCAATACCGCATAG
- a CDS encoding Na+/H+ antiporter subunit B — MNTVIFRTAAPYLTALMVIFSIFILLRGHNDPGGGFIGGLIAASAFAIYGIANGVAPVRRALYFHPITLAGFGLFIATLAGIPSLFAGVPFLTGLWTYPRIFGFELALSTPLVFDIGVYFVVVGAITAIALTLEERHEG; from the coding sequence ATGAACACCGTAATCTTCCGCACCGCCGCGCCCTACCTGACGGCACTGATGGTGATCTTTTCGATCTTCATCCTTCTGCGCGGCCACAACGATCCTGGTGGCGGTTTCATCGGAGGACTGATTGCCGCTTCCGCCTTTGCCATTTACGGCATCGCCAATGGAGTGGCGCCGGTGCGGCGTGCGCTCTACTTCCACCCGATCACGCTTGCCGGTTTCGGCCTGTTTATCGCCACGCTTGCAGGCATTCCCTCACTGTTTGCCGGGGTGCCTTTCCTGACCGGCCTGTGGACCTATCCTCGGATATTCGGCTTCGAACTGGCGCTGTCGACACCGCTGGTATTCGACATCGGGGTCTATTTCGTCGTGGTTGGTGCGATTACGGCAATCGCCCTTACCCTGGAAGAAAGGCACGAGGGCTGA
- a CDS encoding MucR family transcriptional regulator codes for MNDTIPDSRNDELLVELTADVVSAYVGNNPVSTTELPVLISEVHKALRGVAAIAAAPPAPELKPAVNPKKSVFRDYIVCLEDGKKFKSLKRHLRSHFDMSPEEYREKWGLAPDYPMVAPAYSERRSALAKEKGLGRKKGARK; via the coding sequence ATGAATGACACAATCCCCGACTCCAGAAATGACGAGTTACTAGTTGAACTTACAGCCGATGTCGTGTCGGCCTATGTTGGAAACAATCCGGTATCCACTACAGAATTGCCGGTATTGATCAGCGAGGTCCACAAGGCGCTTCGTGGTGTTGCTGCCATCGCTGCAGCGCCGCCTGCACCGGAGCTAAAGCCGGCTGTGAATCCCAAAAAATCGGTATTCCGCGATTATATTGTTTGCCTGGAAGATGGCAAAAAATTCAAATCGCTGAAGCGCCACCTGCGTTCTCATTTCGACATGTCGCCCGAAGAGTACCGGGAGAAATGGGGCCTTGCGCCGGACTATCCGATGGTTGCTCCTGCTTATTCGGAGCGCCGTTCGGCTCTGGCAAAGGAAAAAGGCCTGGGCCGCAAGAAAGGCGCTCGCAAGTAG
- a CDS encoding DUF6456 domain-containing protein, which produces MRDRLKALARLLKVLNATGASGADHEFDGETLCVLRQKRSHRFARTLYEEALRRGLVAISEQGRLHITVEGQAALTRLLDPENGFRSQNRMLELKAASEDKTCRQVLANRAESPLERLFMRKNRNGTPWIGEHEFQAGEKLRRDFELAGLQPRITANWVATVASRSRSAGGSVEISDFALDARKRFETAHAAIGPELAGVAMDVCCFLKGLETVERERGWPPRSAKLMLRTALQILARHYGLKTSGGKRAMRQWGSQGYRPEIGSAGAADVT; this is translated from the coding sequence ATGCGTGACCGCCTAAAGGCGCTCGCACGGCTGCTGAAAGTTCTGAATGCCACCGGTGCCAGCGGCGCAGATCATGAGTTCGATGGGGAAACACTCTGTGTATTGCGGCAAAAGCGCTCTCACCGCTTTGCTCGTACTTTGTATGAAGAAGCGCTGCGGCGCGGCCTTGTCGCAATATCTGAACAGGGCCGGCTGCACATCACGGTGGAAGGGCAGGCGGCGCTGACCCGGTTGCTTGATCCTGAAAACGGATTTCGGTCGCAAAACCGCATGCTGGAGCTTAAGGCGGCATCTGAAGACAAAACCTGCCGGCAAGTTCTCGCCAATCGCGCAGAATCGCCGCTGGAGCGGCTTTTCATGCGCAAAAACCGCAATGGAACGCCGTGGATCGGGGAGCATGAATTTCAGGCCGGAGAAAAACTGCGCCGTGATTTCGAACTTGCCGGATTGCAGCCACGCATTACCGCAAACTGGGTGGCGACGGTCGCCTCCCGGAGCCGGTCGGCGGGCGGCAGCGTGGAGATAAGCGACTTTGCACTGGATGCGAGGAAGCGCTTCGAAACAGCCCATGCTGCCATCGGGCCGGAACTTGCGGGCGTTGCGATGGATGTTTGCTGTTTTCTGAAGGGGTTGGAAACCGTTGAGCGGGAACGGGGCTGGCCGCCGCGATCTGCCAAATTGATGTTGCGCACCGCGCTGCAAATTCTGGCGCGCCACTACGGCCTTAAAACAAGCGGCGGGAAGCGGGCCATGCGGCAATGGGGCAGTCAGGGATACCGGCCGGAAATCGGTTCTGCTGGCGCTGCAGACGTGACGTAG
- a CDS encoding cation:proton antiporter — translation MVLLTLSFFVTCYRVVAGPTLPDRIMALDMLVGVVIGFIAVVGVKTGYYLYVDIAIALGLVGFLATVAFARFVLERDMPEGDREEVGRKAGAE, via the coding sequence ATGGTCCTGTTGACCCTGTCGTTCTTTGTTACCTGCTACCGTGTGGTGGCAGGGCCAACCTTGCCCGACCGCATTATGGCGCTCGACATGCTGGTGGGCGTGGTCATCGGCTTTATCGCGGTCGTGGGAGTAAAGACGGGTTATTATCTCTACGTTGATATCGCAATCGCCCTTGGTCTTGTGGGTTTCCTTGCAACCGTGGCGTTTGCCCGTTTTGTGCTGGAACGCGACATGCCGGAAGGTGACCGGGAAGAGGTTGGCAGGAAGGCAGGTGCGGAATGA
- a CDS encoding SufE family protein, translating to MSIDEIIENFELLDDWEDRYKYLIELGDQLEPFPEEKQDAAHKVQGCVSQVWIDSKFEGGPDPVVTYRGTSDAHIVRGLIAVTLALFSGRKASEIVETDHQAVFDRLGLAEHITPQRSNGLRSMVQRVKDVAAARLAA from the coding sequence ATGAGCATCGACGAGATCATCGAGAATTTCGAACTCCTGGATGACTGGGAGGACCGTTACAAATACCTGATCGAGCTTGGCGACCAGCTCGAACCGTTTCCTGAAGAAAAACAGGATGCGGCACACAAGGTTCAGGGCTGTGTCAGTCAGGTGTGGATCGACAGCAAGTTTGAAGGCGGCCCGGATCCGGTCGTCACGTATCGCGGCACCTCCGATGCTCATATCGTGCGCGGCCTGATTGCGGTTACGCTGGCTCTTTTTTCCGGACGCAAGGCAAGCGAAATCGTCGAAACCGACCATCAGGCGGTGTTTGACCGGCTCGGACTTGCCGAGCACATCACCCCGCAACGCTCGAACGGATTGCGCTCCATGGTTCAGCGGGTAAAGGACGTTGCCGCTGCAAGGTTAGCGGCATAG
- a CDS encoding Na+/H+ antiporter subunit D translates to MAGDSGKTIDLTGVMVEATLQPADYLVVAPVVIPILFGALHLMLRNRSVNHGFMAILGMALLTLATFGLLQRVLETGPVTMTMGRWLPPFGISFSVDVAGALLAFTSALIALGGAVYGAATATALETRYGFYPFFMLMMAGVSGAFLTGDVFNLYVWFEVLLISSFGMIVLGSEQRQLDGTMKYAFLNLVATTMFLVATGLLYGTLGTLNMADIWQKLNASGEVRGPVMTIAVLYFLAFAMKAAAFPLNFWLPASYHTPKYLVSALFAGLLTKVGVYALLRISLMLFSDQRDQLALFMAWVAALTMLIGVLGALAQREVRRVLGYLVISGIGTMLAGLAIGSQTAVAGVLVYAVHSMIVMAALYLAAGIMNRLSGSADMAGGGGLYAASPMLAGAFLILAFSVSGLPPTSGFWGKFVLVKSALEVGAWWLAFVILLSGLLTTIAIFRVWTFAFWRGGPEGTPDGAEGWTVNALDAKFRLHAALTVGVLTAMTFALGLAPEMLLSAAADGARSLLYPMSYVDSAFGGVSQ, encoded by the coding sequence ATGGCAGGTGATAGCGGCAAAACAATCGATCTGACCGGTGTGATGGTGGAGGCTACGCTTCAGCCCGCCGACTATCTTGTCGTCGCCCCGGTCGTTATTCCCATCTTGTTCGGCGCGCTGCACCTGATGCTCAGAAACCGTTCCGTCAATCACGGTTTCATGGCCATTCTCGGCATGGCGCTTCTGACGCTGGCGACCTTCGGCCTGCTGCAGCGCGTGCTGGAAACCGGCCCGGTCACCATGACCATGGGCAGATGGCTGCCGCCATTCGGCATTTCCTTTTCCGTTGATGTCGCCGGTGCGCTGCTGGCCTTTACCAGTGCACTCATTGCGCTTGGTGGCGCGGTGTATGGCGCAGCGACCGCGACAGCGCTCGAAACGCGCTATGGGTTTTATCCCTTCTTCATGCTGATGATGGCCGGCGTATCAGGCGCTTTTCTCACCGGCGATGTCTTCAATCTTTACGTCTGGTTCGAGGTCCTGCTGATCTCATCCTTCGGCATGATCGTTCTGGGAAGCGAGCAGCGCCAGCTCGACGGCACCATGAAATATGCGTTCCTCAACCTGGTCGCGACGACCATGTTTTTGGTGGCGACAGGCCTGCTTTACGGCACGCTGGGCACGCTCAACATGGCCGATATCTGGCAGAAGCTGAACGCGTCCGGAGAAGTGCGCGGGCCGGTGATGACAATTGCCGTGCTCTATTTTCTGGCATTTGCCATGAAGGCGGCTGCCTTTCCGCTCAATTTCTGGCTTCCGGCCTCCTATCACACACCGAAATACCTCGTCTCTGCCCTGTTTGCAGGACTGCTGACCAAGGTGGGCGTTTATGCGCTGCTGAGAATTTCCCTGATGCTGTTTTCCGACCAGCGCGACCAGTTGGCATTGTTCATGGCCTGGGTGGCGGCACTGACCATGCTGATCGGTGTACTGGGCGCCCTGGCACAGCGCGAGGTGCGCCGGGTGCTGGGCTATCTGGTGATCTCGGGCATCGGTACCATGCTGGCGGGTCTGGCCATCGGCAGCCAGACCGCAGTCGCCGGCGTGCTGGTCTACGCCGTTCACTCCATGATCGTCATGGCAGCATTGTATCTGGCAGCCGGTATCATGAACCGGCTTTCCGGCAGCGCGGACATGGCAGGCGGCGGTGGTCTGTATGCTGCCTCACCCATGCTTGCCGGTGCATTTTTGATCCTCGCCTTTTCGGTTTCCGGCCTGCCGCCAACATCCGGGTTCTGGGGCAAGTTCGTCCTCGTGAAATCGGCGCTCGAAGTGGGAGCCTGGTGGCTTGCCTTTGTGATCCTGCTCAGCGGGCTCCTGACGACCATCGCCATTTTCAGGGTCTGGACCTTCGCCTTCTGGCGCGGCGGGCCGGAAGGAACCCCCGACGGTGCGGAGGGCTGGACGGTGAACGCGCTGGATGCGAAATTCCGGTTGCACGCCGCGCTTACCGTTGGTGTGCTCACGGCAATGACCTTTGCGCTGGGCCTAGCACCGGAGATGCTGCTTTCTGCCGCTGCTGATGGCGCGCGCAGCCTGCTTTACCCAATGTCCTATGTCGATTCGGCATTCGGAGGTGTCAGCCAATGA